The Aggregatilinea lenta genome includes a region encoding these proteins:
- the asnB gene encoding asparagine synthase (glutamine-hydrolyzing) — MCGIVGIHNLKAQRPIEEQNLRQMLAMIRHRGPDQFGIYRDSQVGLGSARLSIIDLSGGQQPIGNEDGTLWIVFNGEIFNYVELRPELEARGHHFETNTDTEVILHLYEDYGPACIEKLNGQFAFAIWNSREQSLLLARDRVGICPLFYTVADGALVFGSEIKAILAEPRVEAEIDPLALNQVFSFWSPQTPRTIFQNILAVPPGHYLYAKGGNMTVEPYWELDFSEAETSAPFTRAQVDESAAELRDLLIDATRIRLRADVPVGAYLSGGLDSSTTAAIIRNYTQSPLDTFSITFDDPQFDESAFQQQMAAYLGTDHQVIRVSYEDIGQIFPDVVWHTETPMTRTAPAPMYMLAKLVRDSNYKVVLTGEGADEFLGGYDIFKEAKIRRFWARQPDSALRPELIKRLYADIAGLSEGSGAYLAAFFKQGMEETGDWSYSHSLRWRNTSRSKRFFSPTLRERIADGIIGDESDWAALGVRTPAGFKGWNPMAQAQYLEITTFLSTYLLSSQADRMSMGRSIEGRYPFLDSRVIDYANRLSPQLKMLGLTEKYLLRKIAQEWLPDDIWQRPKRPYRAPIQRSFFGANAPEYVRDLLSPQQIEATGFFNATAIDQMVKKIERGVKLSETDDMALVGALSAQLVHQQFVRDFKMPPPLSTDDDVKVCVGHEITQGA; from the coding sequence ATGTGCGGAATCGTCGGAATCCATAATCTCAAAGCGCAGCGCCCCATCGAAGAACAGAACCTCCGCCAAATGCTGGCGATGATTCGCCACCGTGGGCCGGATCAATTCGGCATCTACCGCGATTCTCAGGTGGGGCTGGGCAGCGCCCGCCTCAGCATCATCGACCTGAGCGGCGGCCAACAGCCTATCGGCAACGAAGACGGCACGCTGTGGATCGTGTTCAACGGCGAGATCTTCAACTATGTCGAGCTGCGGCCCGAACTCGAAGCGCGCGGCCATCACTTCGAGACCAACACCGACACGGAAGTGATCCTGCACCTGTACGAGGATTACGGCCCCGCATGCATCGAAAAACTGAACGGCCAGTTCGCGTTTGCGATCTGGAATTCGCGCGAGCAGTCGCTGCTGCTGGCCCGCGACCGGGTGGGCATCTGCCCGCTGTTCTACACCGTGGCCGATGGCGCGCTGGTGTTCGGCTCTGAGATCAAGGCGATTCTGGCCGAGCCGCGCGTCGAAGCAGAGATCGACCCCCTGGCGCTGAACCAGGTGTTCAGCTTCTGGAGTCCCCAGACACCGCGCACGATCTTCCAGAACATTCTGGCCGTGCCGCCGGGGCACTACCTGTACGCCAAGGGCGGCAACATGACCGTCGAGCCGTACTGGGAACTGGACTTTTCCGAGGCGGAGACGTCCGCGCCGTTCACCCGCGCACAGGTGGATGAAAGCGCCGCCGAGCTGCGCGACCTGTTGATCGACGCTACGCGCATCCGGCTGCGCGCCGATGTGCCGGTGGGCGCGTACCTCAGCGGCGGGCTGGATTCGTCCACTACGGCGGCGATCATCCGCAACTACACGCAAAGCCCGCTCGACACGTTCTCGATCACGTTCGACGATCCGCAGTTCGACGAGAGCGCCTTCCAGCAGCAGATGGCCGCCTACCTGGGCACGGATCATCAGGTGATCCGCGTGAGCTACGAGGACATCGGGCAGATCTTCCCCGACGTCGTATGGCACACCGAAACGCCCATGACCCGTACCGCCCCTGCGCCGATGTACATGCTCGCCAAGCTCGTACGCGACAGTAACTATAAGGTCGTGCTGACCGGTGAAGGCGCGGACGAGTTCCTGGGCGGCTACGACATCTTCAAAGAAGCCAAGATCCGGCGCTTCTGGGCGCGCCAGCCCGACTCGGCGCTGCGCCCGGAGCTGATCAAGCGCCTCTACGCCGACATCGCCGGGCTGTCCGAGGGCAGCGGCGCGTACCTGGCGGCGTTCTTCAAGCAGGGCATGGAAGAGACGGGCGACTGGTCCTACTCGCACAGCCTGCGCTGGCGCAATACCAGCCGCTCCAAGCGGTTCTTCTCCCCGACGCTGCGCGAGCGCATCGCGGACGGCATCATCGGCGACGAAAGCGACTGGGCCGCGCTGGGTGTGCGCACCCCGGCAGGTTTCAAGGGGTGGAATCCGATGGCGCAGGCGCAGTACCTGGAGATCACGACCTTCCTTTCGACCTACTTGCTCTCGTCGCAGGCGGACCGCATGAGCATGGGGCGCAGCATCGAAGGGCGCTACCCGTTCCTCGATTCGCGCGTGATCGACTATGCCAACCGCCTCTCGCCGCAGCTTAAGATGCTCGGCCTGACGGAAAAATACCTGCTGCGCAAGATCGCGCAGGAATGGCTGCCGGACGACATCTGGCAGCGGCCCAAGCGCCCCTACCGCGCCCCGATCCAGCGCAGCTTCTTTGGCGCGAACGCGCCGGAGTACGTGCGCGATCTGCTCTCTCCCCAGCAGATCGAGGCGACGGGCTTCTTCAACGCCACCGCCATCGACCAGATGGTCAAGAAGATCGAGCGCGGCGTGAAACTCAGCGAAACTGACGATATGGCGCTGGTCGGCGCACTGTCCGCCCAGCTCGTACACCAGCAATTTGTCCGCGATTTTAAGATGCCCCCACCACTATCGACAGACGACGACGTCAAGGTCTGCGTGGGGCACGAGATCACTCAAGGAGCCTAG
- the nadE gene encoding NAD(+) synthase, which produces MTFGEHVLKIDPAAETDRIVAFMREQVGKVMHRRGAVIGVSGGIDSSVCLALSARAFGPQRVAAIMMPEKDSEAESEALARLLSDAFDVQPTLEVITPALEGLRCYQRRDEAIARVFPEYDPTKGYTAKIVLPNNLLDNNTLNVFKLTIITPEGEEKTQRLPLAEYLQIVAASNFKQRTRMTTLYYHAEERNYAVIGTGNKNEHEQGFFVKYGDGGADLKPIIHLYKTQVYQLAEYLGVPEEIRRRQPTTDTYSAHQSQEEFFFRLPFKTMDLLWYAQENNVPVAEVAEGMGLTEVQVQRAFDDFKRKQRTTDYLRMNPIGLDDVVVEGEPS; this is translated from the coding sequence ATGACCTTTGGCGAACACGTCCTGAAGATTGACCCGGCAGCCGAAACCGATCGCATCGTCGCGTTCATGCGCGAGCAGGTCGGCAAGGTGATGCATCGCCGGGGCGCGGTGATCGGTGTGAGCGGCGGCATCGACTCGTCGGTGTGCCTGGCGCTGTCCGCCCGCGCGTTTGGCCCGCAGCGCGTGGCCGCAATCATGATGCCCGAAAAAGACTCCGAGGCCGAAAGCGAAGCGCTGGCCCGCCTGCTGTCGGACGCGTTCGACGTGCAGCCGACGCTGGAAGTCATCACGCCCGCGCTGGAAGGCTTGCGCTGCTACCAGCGCCGCGACGAAGCGATCGCGCGTGTCTTCCCGGAGTACGACCCGACGAAGGGCTACACGGCCAAGATCGTGCTGCCGAATAACCTGCTGGACAACAACACGCTCAACGTCTTCAAGCTGACGATCATCACGCCGGAAGGCGAAGAGAAGACACAGCGCCTGCCGCTGGCCGAGTACCTGCAAATCGTCGCGGCGTCGAACTTCAAGCAGCGTACACGCATGACGACACTGTACTACCACGCCGAAGAGCGCAACTACGCCGTGATCGGCACGGGCAACAAGAACGAGCACGAGCAGGGCTTCTTCGTGAAGTACGGTGACGGCGGCGCAGACCTGAAGCCGATCATCCACCTGTACAAGACACAGGTCTACCAACTGGCCGAATACCTGGGCGTGCCGGAAGAGATCCGCCGCCGCCAGCCGACCACCGATACCTACAGCGCGCACCAGTCGCAGGAAGAGTTCTTCTTCCGCCTGCCGTTCAAGACAATGGATCTGCTGTGGTATGCGCAGGAAAACAACGTGCCGGTCGCGGAAGTGGCTGAGGGCATGGGCCTGACCGAGGTCCAGGTGCAGCGCGCGTTCGACGACTTCAAGCGCAAGCAGCGCACGACGGACTATCTGCGCATGAACCCGATCGGCCTGGACGACGTGGTGGTTGAGGGCGAACCGTCGTAA
- a CDS encoding acyltransferase — MLEQMSQRLLSKIAMVAPGGESLRPALHRLRGVKVGEHVWISQYVYIDELHPEVISIGNNSSIGLRTSIITHFYWGPRRSSEHAGPVVIEDDVFIGPHCVILPGVKIGRGAVIKAGTVVSRNIPAGTFWSTPAPEALAKVDIPLTWEHEYDEFMKGLRMIRKPRPGQKPPSPPAPPAD, encoded by the coding sequence ATGTTGGAACAAATGAGCCAGCGGCTGCTAAGCAAGATCGCGATGGTCGCGCCGGGCGGAGAAAGCCTGCGTCCCGCACTGCACCGCCTGCGCGGGGTCAAGGTGGGCGAGCACGTCTGGATCAGCCAGTACGTTTACATCGACGAGCTGCACCCCGAAGTGATCTCCATCGGCAACAACAGCTCGATCGGGCTGCGCACGTCGATCATCACGCACTTTTACTGGGGGCCGCGCCGGTCCAGCGAGCACGCCGGACCGGTGGTCATCGAAGATGACGTGTTCATCGGGCCGCACTGCGTGATCCTGCCCGGCGTGAAGATCGGGCGCGGCGCGGTGATCAAGGCGGGTACGGTCGTCAGCCGCAATATTCCGGCGGGCACGTTCTGGTCCACGCCCGCGCCGGAAGCCCTGGCGAAGGTCGACATCCCGCTGACCTGGGAGCACGAATACGATGAGTTCATGAAGGGCTTGCGCATGATCCGCAAGCCGCGTCCTGGCCAGAAGCCGCCCAGCCCGCCCGCGCCTCCGGCTGACTAG
- a CDS encoding Gfo/Idh/MocA family protein, translated as MDQLQVGVIGHGYWGPNLLRNFVELPGSNVVAVADFSEERLASVRSRYPGVETTTDYQDFFNLGVNAVVVATPPETHYAIARDCLEHGLNVLVEKPLTLKTEHARDLVDLAKSKGLTLMVGHTFEYNAAVREIKRMVDSGELGEIYYVDAVRVNLGLFQSNSNVLWDLAPHDVSILRYILGMDPIAVRASGTDSIMKGKHDLAYVYLQFPNNVVAHMHVSWLDPRKVRRITIVGSQKMVVYDDIEPLEKIKIYDKGVDKLPYTNSYGDFQLSYRYGDVVAPHIRFTEPLRMECQDFVDSCLNHTEPVASGWDGMKVVEVLEMAEAALESGCTEIIAEEPSPLQAEVSPSGD; from the coding sequence ATGGATCAATTACAGGTGGGCGTCATCGGACATGGGTACTGGGGACCCAACTTGCTTCGCAATTTTGTCGAGCTGCCCGGCTCCAACGTCGTTGCGGTAGCCGATTTTTCTGAAGAGCGGCTCGCCAGCGTGCGCAGCCGCTATCCGGGCGTGGAGACGACAACCGATTATCAAGATTTCTTTAACCTGGGCGTGAACGCCGTGGTCGTGGCGACCCCGCCGGAAACGCACTACGCGATCGCCCGCGACTGCCTGGAGCACGGTCTGAACGTGCTGGTCGAGAAGCCGCTGACGCTGAAGACCGAGCATGCCCGTGACCTCGTCGATCTGGCGAAGAGCAAGGGCCTGACGCTGATGGTCGGCCACACCTTCGAGTACAACGCCGCCGTGCGTGAGATCAAGCGCATGGTCGACTCGGGCGAGCTGGGCGAGATCTACTACGTCGACGCCGTGCGTGTGAACCTGGGCCTGTTCCAGTCCAATTCGAACGTGTTGTGGGATCTGGCGCCGCACGACGTCTCGATCCTGCGCTACATCCTGGGCATGGACCCGATCGCGGTTCGCGCCAGCGGCACGGACTCGATCATGAAGGGCAAGCACGACCTCGCGTACGTGTACCTGCAATTTCCGAACAACGTGGTCGCCCACATGCACGTGAGCTGGCTGGACCCGCGCAAGGTGCGCCGCATCACCATCGTCGGCAGCCAGAAGATGGTCGTCTATGACGACATCGAGCCGCTGGAAAAGATCAAGATCTACGACAAGGGCGTGGACAAGCTGCCTTACACCAACTCGTATGGCGACTTCCAACTGAGCTACCGCTACGGCGACGTGGTTGCGCCGCACATCCGCTTCACCGAGCCGCTGCGCATGGAATGCCAGGACTTCGTGGACTCGTGCCTCAACCACACCGAACCGGTCGCCAGCGGCTGGGACGGCATGAAGGTGGTCGAAGTGCTCGAAATGGCCGAGGCCGCGCTGGAGTCCGGCTGCACGGAAATCATCGCCGAGGAACCCTCCCCGCTCCAGGCGGAAGTCTCGCCGTCGGGGGATTAG
- a CDS encoding DegT/DnrJ/EryC1/StrS family aminotransferase, protein MNVPFVDLQALHRPIQEELNQAVLSIVQRGNFVLGHDVDHLEEAFAEYCGVSYGVGVGSGLAAIELALRALGVGVGDEVIVPAHTFTASAAAVTFAGATPVFVDADLDTFNIDVDKIEAAITDRTKAIVPVHLYGLPADMDPIMRIAEKHNLVVVEDASQAHGATYNGKRVGSFGHAAAFSFYPTKNLGAAGDAGIVVTNDERVAETIKALRNCGQTEKNLHTMEPFNYRLDTLQAAFLNVKLPHLDQWNDARRKVAAHYNELLEGSGVVTPGDAYPAHHVYHLYVIRTPQRDALAAHLKQNGVGTAIHYPLPVHLQPFYKARGHEEGEFPVAELIVSEILSLPMFPDMTREQVEYVAEQIKAFSLVPSA, encoded by the coding sequence GTGAACGTTCCGTTCGTTGATTTGCAAGCACTTCACCGCCCGATCCAGGAAGAGCTGAATCAGGCTGTTTTGAGCATTGTGCAGCGCGGCAACTTCGTTTTGGGGCATGATGTCGATCATCTGGAAGAAGCATTCGCGGAATACTGCGGCGTGAGCTACGGTGTGGGCGTCGGCAGTGGTCTGGCGGCGATCGAGCTGGCCCTGCGCGCTTTGGGCGTGGGCGTGGGCGATGAAGTGATCGTCCCGGCGCATACCTTCACCGCCAGCGCGGCGGCGGTCACCTTTGCGGGCGCGACCCCGGTCTTCGTGGACGCGGACCTGGACACGTTCAACATTGACGTGGACAAGATCGAAGCGGCGATCACCGATCGCACCAAGGCCATCGTGCCGGTGCACCTGTACGGGCTTCCGGCGGACATGGACCCGATCATGCGCATCGCCGAAAAGCACAATCTGGTCGTGGTCGAGGACGCTTCCCAGGCGCACGGCGCGACGTATAACGGCAAGCGCGTCGGCTCGTTCGGCCATGCGGCGGCGTTCAGCTTCTACCCCACCAAGAATCTGGGTGCGGCGGGCGACGCGGGCATCGTGGTGACCAACGACGAGCGCGTGGCGGAGACGATTAAGGCGCTGCGCAACTGCGGCCAGACGGAAAAGAATCTGCACACGATGGAGCCGTTCAATTACCGCCTGGACACGCTGCAAGCCGCGTTCCTGAACGTGAAGCTGCCCCACCTGGATCAGTGGAACGACGCGCGCCGCAAGGTCGCTGCGCACTACAACGAGCTGCTGGAAGGCAGCGGCGTTGTGACGCCCGGCGATGCCTACCCGGCGCACCACGTCTACCACCTGTACGTGATCCGCACGCCCCAGCGTGACGCGCTGGCGGCGCACCTGAAGCAAAACGGGGTCGGCACGGCGATTCACTACCCGCTGCCGGTGCACCTCCAGCCGTTCTACAAGGCGCGCGGCCACGAAGAGGGCGAGTTCCCGGTAGCCGAGCTGATCGTGAGCGAAATCCTGTCGCTGCCCATGTTCCCGGACATGACGCGCGAGCAGGTTGAGTACGTAGCCGAGCAGATCAAGGCGTTCTCGCTCGTTCCTTCCGCCTAA
- a CDS encoding Fur family transcriptional regulator: MLKAGYDRGQLDGIEWTGKRVSSEAEHVLASLRQQGERITIQRREVIEALSRDGGHLAIDDLHGALVRRGLDLNEPTIYRILQWLKDLCVVSQTDLGGNRVVYQMIGESRHHHLVCLNCHRVIEMDDRLLDDLRARLRQDYGFEPRIDHMAFFGLCSDCQAALETHT, from the coding sequence GTGCTCAAAGCGGGGTATGATCGGGGCCAACTGGACGGCATCGAATGGACGGGCAAGCGCGTGTCAAGTGAAGCGGAACATGTCCTGGCGTCCCTGCGCCAGCAGGGCGAGCGCATCACCATCCAGCGCCGGGAAGTGATCGAGGCGCTGAGCAGGGACGGTGGCCATCTGGCGATCGACGATCTGCACGGCGCGCTGGTGCGGCGCGGCCTGGACCTGAACGAGCCGACGATCTACCGCATCTTGCAGTGGCTGAAGGATCTCTGCGTCGTGTCGCAGACGGATCTGGGCGGCAACCGCGTCGTCTACCAGATGATCGGCGAGTCGCGCCACCATCACCTCGTCTGCCTGAACTGCCACCGCGTCATCGAGATGGATGACCGCCTGCTGGACGATCTGCGTGCCCGGCTGCGGCAGGATTACGGCTTCGAGCCGCGCATCGATCACATGGCGTTCTTCGGCCTGTGCAGCGACTGCCAGGCCGCGTTAGAAACCCACACATAA